TTATTTAGTACTATCTGGGCCTTTGGATTAATGTCAGCAGTTGGAATTCCAATTTATGCTGTGTCAACTATGATTCCAGTAATGCTTATAGCTTTAGGGGTAGCAGATGGTATACACTTACTTACAAATCTAAATGAAAAAATGAAAGAAAAACCAGGTATATCTACAAATGAAGCTATAACAGAAATGATAAAAGATATGTGGAAACCAGTAGTAATGACTTCTATAACAACAGCAGTAGGTTTTATTTCACTATTGACATCTGATGTTTATGCAGTAAAATATTTTGGTTTATTTACAGCTTTTGGTGTTATGGCAGCAATGATATTTTCCTTAATATTTATACCTGCAGGATTGAAATTGTTTAATTTACCTAAATTTAAATCAAATAAGAAAAATAAAAATAATAATGAAAATAATGTTTATTATAAATTTGCTGATTGGGTTTTAGAACATAAGAAAAAAATAATATTAGCCTCAATTATTTTGTTGGTTGCAGGAATTATCGGTTCACAAAGTCTCTGGATAAACTCCAGTTTTTTGAGTAAATTTGAAGATGATGAAAAAATAATTGTTGCCAATAATTTCATAAATGATCATTTTGGAGGTACTACAAATTTAAATGTTATTATAAAGGCAGAAGAAAATGATGCTTTAAAAAATCCCGAGTATTTAAATGATATCTGGAAACTACAACAGAATTTAGAGAAAAAAGACGAAGTAGGTGATAGTTTAGCTTTAACTGATTTTTTAAGAAGAATTAATAAGGTAATGAATGAAGGGCAGGAAAAATATAATAAAATTCCAGATAGTAAAGAATTAGTTGCTCAATATTTATTATTATATTCAATGTCGGGAGATCCAGATGATTTAAATAGTGTTATTGATTATGACTATAGAAGGACTAATCTGCAATTGAATTTAAAAGATGATGATGCAAGATTAATCAATGATGTGATGGATGAGATTGAAAATTTCAAAGAAAATTCATCTCTTTCTGAGTTAGAAATTGATTATGCAGGTTCAGCCTATACCAATAGAGTATTTGCCAATCTTATATTAGAAGGTCAAATAAAAAGTCTTTCACTTTCAGTTGTAATTGTAATCCTGTTATTAGCTTTATTATATAAAAGTTTTACTGCAGGAATATTTGGTAGTTTACCTATTATAATTACAGCTATGGTTAACTTTGGTTTAATGGGTTATCTGAATATAGCTCTTAATACAACCACAGCATTGATTTCAAGTATAGCAGTTGGAATGGGAATAGATTATTCCATACATTTATTATCCAAATATCAGAAGTTTGGTCAAAAAGAATCCAGTCCACAATTAGCTGCCGAAAAGACAATGAAACAAGCAGGTAAAGCTATAGCTTTTAATGCCATTGTTGTTATAGCAGGATTTATGGTACTTATCTTTTCTAGTTTTCCACCTAATAGAGAGTTAGGATATTTAGTATCTTTATCACTTTTCAGTAGTTTTGTCTTAACTTTAACATTAGTAGTGGCTTTAATTGACAGGTATAAACCTAAGTTTATATTTAATAAAAAAGATAAAAATAATTAAATTGGAGGGTGAATAAAATGAAATTTACTAAAATTTTAACTGTATTTTTCGCTTTAACTTTGATTTTTACAGGTATTAGTTCAGAAGTTATGGCAGAGGATTTAAGTGGGAGAGAAGTAATTCAAAATGTATATGAAAGAGAAGAGGGAGAAAGTCGTGAAGCTGAAATGAATATGGTCTTAATTAATAAGCATGGAGATAAAAGAGTAAGAGATTTAAAACAATTTAATAAAGATTTTGGAGATGTAGAAAAAAAGATAATGTTTTTTACTGGTCCACAGGATATAAGAGGAACTTCTTTTATGAATTGGAGTTATGAAGAGAATAAAGAAGATAATCAATGGATTTATCTTCCCGCTTTAGGTAAGATAAAAAGAATTTCTTCTGATAGTAAAGGTGATTACTTTATGGGTTCAGATTTTACCTATGACGATTTAGGTGAAAGAAATATAGATGCTGATAATCATAAGTTGCTTAGAACTGATACTTTAGATGGTGAAGAAGTTTATGTAGTTGAAAGT
The Halanaerobiales bacterium DNA segment above includes these coding regions:
- a CDS encoding outer membrane lipoprotein-sorting protein, translating into MKFTKILTVFFALTLIFTGISSEVMAEDLSGREVIQNVYEREEGESREAEMNMVLINKHGDKRVRDLKQFNKDFGDVEKKIMFFTGPQDIRGTSFMNWSYEENKEDNQWIYLPALGKIKRISSDSKGDYFMGSDFTYDDLGERNIDADNHKLLRTDTLDGEEVYVVESIPKDEDYMYSKTITWVIKDKWIGLKKEFYDRSGEHLKTLKVNEYKEIDGIITVTESEMHNIQKDHKTQLKLDEVKYNSGIDENTFSERQMKMGI
- a CDS encoding efflux RND transporter permease subunit; translated protein: LFSTIWAFGLMSAVGIPIYAVSTMIPVMLIALGVADGIHLLTNLNEKMKEKPGISTNEAITEMIKDMWKPVVMTSITTAVGFISLLTSDVYAVKYFGLFTAFGVMAAMIFSLIFIPAGLKLFNLPKFKSNKKNKNNNENNVYYKFADWVLEHKKKIILASIILLVAGIIGSQSLWINSSFLSKFEDDEKIIVANNFINDHFGGTTNLNVIIKAEENDALKNPEYLNDIWKLQQNLEKKDEVGDSLALTDFLRRINKVMNEGQEKYNKIPDSKELVAQYLLLYSMSGDPDDLNSVIDYDYRRTNLQLNLKDDDARLINDVMDEIENFKENSSLSELEIDYAGSAYTNRVFANLILEGQIKSLSLSVVIVILLLALLYKSFTAGIFGSLPIIITAMVNFGLMGYLNIALNTTTALISSIAVGMGIDYSIHLLSKYQKFGQKESSPQLAAEKTMKQAGKAIAFNAIVVIAGFMVLIFSSFPPNRELGYLVSLSLFSSFVLTLTLVVALIDRYKPKFIFNKKDKNN